TGAAGTCGAATGTGAGCCCCTGCAGAGCTGTGGTTTTTGATTGATCGCACTGATCGCTGATTGATCAGACACTGGTTGCTGAATAGCCACAGTGGTTGTTAATTGATCTGGCAGTGAATTTGGGACCTTCCAGGTCAGTTTGCGACGGACCGATGCTATTATTTTTCTCTCGTGGGAACAGCTTATTGCAGTTGTTTTCCATGTTCTCTATTTGCCTTGGTTTGTCAGCAACCAACTGATCATCATTACTGATCCGGCTCTGATAGCCAGACATTTAATACGACATGCCCACACATCTCTAAGCAGCAATTGCTTGCAGATGTGAAAATAGGAAAAATAAACTCTTTTTTCCGATTATATTAAAGATACCTGTTAGCGAGTTCCGATAGATAGACGGGGGGAAGTGTCTATCGAAACTCGTTGACATCGCCATTATCTGTTTGATTCAGATGGTGGCGGTTCATAACAGGTATCTAAATGATTTATGGCATGTACCTCTCAGCACAAGGCGCTGATGCAAATTCAGTGCGAATGGATGTGCTGGCTAACAATATGGCGAATGCGAACACGACTTCATTCAAGCGTGATATACCCATTTTTCGCATGAACCCGCCTGCCGACGAGAAACAGGCTCCCCTGGCGCCTCTTCCCGGAGATCTGCAAAACCACAGCGGTGGTATCACTCTGGAAGGGATGACGACCAATTTCGAAAACGGGGCCATGATCTCGACCGAAAGCGATTTTGACCTGGCCTTAAAAGGGCAGGGTTTCTTTCAGGTTGGCAATTCTCAAAACTCCTATCTGACTCGCAACGGGTCCCTTTCTCTGGACAGTAAGCGCCGCGTTGTGACTGCCGATCAGGGGTTGCCTCTGCTGAATACCAACGGTCAGGAAATTACACTGCCCGTCGATGCCGTTCGCATGGAAATTTCTCCCGATGGTCTGGTGACTCCCTTTGACGCTCAAGGCCAGGCGCTGGGAACCCGGGGACAGATTGCGATCGTGATGCCATCGTCGCTCAACGAACTCGTCAAAATGGGGAATAGCCTCTACACCACTGAAGGCCGTGTTTCCGAGGCCAAAGGGCCGGTCACGATCGAACAGGGTTTTCTGGAAGCGTCCGGCACCAACTCCATTGAGGAGATGATGGAACTGGTGACCTCTACCCGGATGTTCGAGTCTAATATCAACATGATTAAACTGCAGGATGACTCACTG
This is a stretch of genomic DNA from Gimesia sp.. It encodes these proteins:
- a CDS encoding flagellar hook-basal body protein, encoding MIYGMYLSAQGADANSVRMDVLANNMANANTTSFKRDIPIFRMNPPADEKQAPLAPLPGDLQNHSGGITLEGMTTNFENGAMISTESDFDLALKGQGFFQVGNSQNSYLTRNGSLSLDSKRRVVTADQGLPLLNTNGQEITLPVDAVRMEISPDGLVTPFDAQGQALGTRGQIAIVMPSSLNELVKMGNSLYTTEGRVSEAKGPVTIEQGFLEASGTNSIEEMMELVTSTRMFESNINMIKLQDDSLGRLIQSMPRR